Below is a genomic region from Synergistaceae bacterium.
CTCCGTTATCCGCTTCCCGATTAACTGTGTATCCGTATACGTCCGCGTCCAGCCCCCGCGTATCTCCCTGAAACAATGGTGAATGCCCGCTTTGCCCTCGTACCTGAACACACAGTTCATCCCCGTCGTCGGGCTGATTATATCCTGCTTCTTCGGTCGCGATTCCGTCGAGAGTATCTCATAGTCCCTGCCTACCTCGAACCTTGACGGCTCAGGGACAGGGCTGACTGGAGCGGGATATTCAGGCTCACGGCGGGAAACTTTCAGCCAGTTACGCATTCCGCGTACTTCTCGCGCTCTCTTGGACATTCTTCCTCCTTGAACGGTTCAGCCGGAAACTCAGCACGTGCGAATATTTGTTCATCGCTCCGACAACGCAACTCTCGCAGTGCTCCAGCATTGACGTGTTCAGCTTTATGTGCCACACTGCACGCTCGTTCCCGCAGTAACTGCATACATAGGGCGTTATCATCTTCCGCCTCCCCAATATCCGCTCAGTACTCGCTTTGTCCTGAATCTCTCAAGCTCCCGCTCATGCCTCAAGACTTCAAGCACTGCGGACAAACATTCTGCGCTCCATCTTCCCGACATGTTCACCGACTGGCTGATATGCTGAAAGTTATAGCCTGTCAGCCGCGACAGTTCTCGGTAATCAAGCCCGTAACGACGGATTGTCCGCTTGATGTCCGCAGGAGTCAGTTTGCCGTGATACACCTTGTAATTCACACTGTCTGAGAGGTCATAGCCGAAATACTCTGCCAGACGCATTAACATTCCAAGCGACGGATTATTCAGTCCAAGCTCGTACATGTGGAATGTTCCTCGCGATATGTTCAGAGCCTTGCACAATTCACGCTGTGATAACCCCGCATTCTCGCGCATTCCCCGAAGTCCGCGCAAAAACTCCTGCGTCGGGCCGTCAAGGGCTATCGTCTTCCTCATGCCTTGCCTCCGTTCTTCAGGCGCGACAGTTCC
It encodes:
- a CDS encoding helix-turn-helix transcriptional regulator — encoded protein: MRKTIALDGPTQEFLRGLRGMRENAGLSQRELCKALNISRGTFHMYELGLNNPSLGMLMRLAEYFGYDLSDSVNYKVYHGKLTPADIKRTIRRYGLDYRELSRLTGYNFQHISQSVNMSGRWSAECLSAVLEVLRHERELERFRTKRVLSGYWGGGR